A stretch of the Ananas comosus cultivar F153 linkage group 14, ASM154086v1, whole genome shotgun sequence genome encodes the following:
- the LOC109720075 gene encoding LOW QUALITY PROTEIN: probable leucine-rich repeat receptor-like protein kinase At5g63930 (The sequence of the model RefSeq protein was modified relative to this genomic sequence to represent the inferred CDS: deleted 1 base in 1 codon), translated as MRARATSMQLFIILLVVWLLKNQILESYGCLSVEREALLAFKSGVVDPRNCLSSWEGSDCCRWKGVRCNNKTSRVEKLILRLACGTSSDTSYGGFGGEVNPSLLSLSHLKHLDLSMNNFSTSFPNFIASYKKLRYLDLSNAGFTGMIPLEFGNLSTLRYLDLSNRYYNDSTTSHGKLSWIKGLSSLKYLDLTFVMLQNAYDWLQAVNMLSSLQVLRLGSCSLPSNPDPTFGFNLTSLSTLDLRENYFNSTLPDWLWSFTSLTDLNLNHNNFYGPIPVELGNLTSLTSLCLGSNNLAGPVPNSIKNLCKLNTLSLSGCNLDRDIIEFLSELSCVSLNNWRLLDLQNTNIKGNLSGWLEHMTSLKYLDVSNNFLNGSIPVGINKLSNLAFLDLHGNSFAGVILETHLMNFTRLKFLRVSGTSLELKVEDNWVPPFQVQELVLRSCRLGPRFPRWLRLQQEIEVLDLSNNWIAGTIPYWFWDISSSIRSLGLYNNQISGILPSSLRNMTSLEVLNLRSNYLRGFLPFLPDSLKWVDFSSNEFFGSLSQSFFKPNLIGVLLSNNSISDDGIPSSICNMQSLSILDMSNNNLFGELPNCWNGVSNSLNVIDLSSNKLSGQLPDSLGCASKLEFLHLNNNSLYGELPSALQNCPLVLLDLGQNKLSGEIPMWLGKLTNLIVLRLMSNMFAGNIPAELGQLENLQILDLSWNNLSGNIPQLFGSFPAMASIELSKYMIDIHWLYVNFFLVQTIYGYRFNCMLYNYSSQRLYIATKGSNLQFSKNLFFEKSIDLSGNKLDGAIPAELADLSALHNLNLSRNHLKGRIPDKIGNLQSLESLDLSMNELNGTIPQSITALKSLSNLNLSYNNLSGRIPSGDQIQTLVDPTIYAGNPYLCGPPISKNCSGNEPTYTPDEKKQHNGGLENIEIYLVMGLGFIVGLWGVYGVLLFKSAWRNTYFYIIDKMYYKFFAGN; from the exons ATGAGGGCTAGAGCTACAAGCATGCAACTTTTTATAATATTACTTGTGGTTTGGCTTCTAAAAAACCAAATCTTGGAGAGCTATGGATGCCTCAGCGTAGAGCGCGAGGCGCTTCTCGCATTCAAGTCCGGTGTCGTCGATCCACGAAACTGCTTGTCTTCTTGGGAAGGCTCTGACTGCTGCAGATGGAAGGGAGTTCGGTGCAACAATAAGACTAGCAGAGTTGAGAAGCTCATCCTTAGATTGGCTTGTGGAACTTCCTCAGACACAAGCTACGGAGGTTTTGGTGGTGAGGTCAATCCATCATTGCTATCTTTAAGCCACTTGAAGCACTTAGATCTCAGCATGAATAACTTTAGTACCAGTTTTCCTAATTTCATCGCTTCGTATAAGAAGTTAAGATATCTTGACCTCTCTAATGCGGGTTTTACTGGAATGATACCTCTTGAATTCGGAAACTTGTCAACTCTTCGTTATCTTGACCTTAGTAATAGATACTATAACGATAGTACTACCTCTCATGGCAAACTATCGTGGATCAAAGGTCTCTCTTCTTTGAAGTACCTTGACTTGACCTTTGTGATGCTACAAAATGCATATGATTGGTTACAAGCAGTGAACATGTTGTCTTCATTGCAAGTGCTCCGCTTAGGGAGTTGCTCTCTTCCAAGCAATCCCGACCCCACTTTTGGTTTCAACTTGACAAGTTTGAGCACACTTGATCTTCGAGAAAACTACTTCAACTCGACCTTGCCTGATTGGCTATGGAGCTTCACTAGCCTAACTGATCTCAATCTCAATCATAACAATTTTTATGGTCCAATTCCTGTTGAATTAGGCAATTTGACTTCACTTACTTCCTTGTGTTTAGGATCCAACAACTTGGCCGGCCCGGTACCGAATTCAATCAAGAACCTTTGCAAATTAAACACTTTAAGTTTGTCAGGATGCAATCTAGATAGAGATATAATCGAATTTTTGTCAGAACTCTCTTGCGTCTCTCTTAATAATTGGCGACTATTGGATTTGCAGAACACAAATATAAAGGGAAATTTGTCTGGCTGGCTTGAACATATGACGAGTCTTAAATATCTCGATGTCAGCAATAATTTCCTCAATGGTTCGATACCTGTAGGAATAAATAAACTATCTAATCTAGCTTTTCTTGATCTTCATGGAAATTCGTTTGCTGGGGTTATACTTGAAACTCATCTTATGAACTTCACAAGATTAAAGTTTCTTCGGGTGAGCGGTACATCTCTTGAGTTGAAGGTGGAGGATAATTGGGTGCCCCCTTTTCAAGTGCAAGAATTAGTTTTGAGGTCATGTCGATTGGGTCCACGATTTCCAAGATGGCTCCGATTGCAACAAGAAATTGAAGTCTTAGATTTGTCAAACAACTGGATCGCTGGCACTATTCCTTATTGGTTTTGGGACATATCTTCATCTATCAGGAGCTTAGGCCTTTACAATAACCAAATTAGCGGCATTTTGCCATCTTCTTTGCGAAACATGACATCATTAGAGGTGTTAAATTTGCGTTCTAATTATTTACGAGGATTCTTACCATTTTTGCCTGATTCTTTGAAATGGGTTGATTTCTCAAGCAATGAGTTTTTTGGATCACTTTCACAGTCCTTCTTCAAGCCAAACCTAATAGGCGTTCTTTTATCGAACAACTCCATTAGTGATGATGGCATCCCATCATctatatgcaatatgcaatctTTGTCCATACTTGACATGTCGAACAACAATTTATTTGGTGAGCTGCCAAATTGCTGGAATGGTGTATCAAATAGTTTGAATGTTATAGACCTATCCAGTAACAAGCTATCAGGACAACTTCCTGATTCATTGGGCTGTGCCAGTAAACTTGAGTTCTTGCACTTAAACAATAACAGCTTATATGGGGAACTTCCTTCGGCTTTACAAAATTGTCCCTTAGTACTACTTGATCTCGGGCAAAACAAGTTATCAGGTGAGATTCCTATGTGGCTAGGAAAGTTAACAAATCTTATAGTTCTTCGGTTGATGTCAAATATGTTTGCCGGCAACATTCCTGCAGAGCTCGGACAACTTGAGAATCTTCAAATATTGGATCTTTCTTGGAACAATTTATCTGGAAACATACCTCAA CTTTTTGGTAGTTTCCCGGCGATGGCTTCAATCGAGTTATCTAAATACATGATTGATATACATTGGCTTTacgttaatttttttctagtaCAAACAATCTATGGATATCGATTCAACTGCATGTTGTATAATTATTCTAGTCAAAGATTATATATTGCAACAAAAGGGTCAAATCTTCAATTTTCGAAGAATCTGTTCTTCGAGAAGAGCATAGACCTCTCAGGTAACAAACTTGATGGTGCGATCCCTGCGGAACTAGCCGATCTATCAGCGCTGCACAATTTGAACTTATCAAGAAATCACTTAAAAGGAAGGATTCCTGATAAGATAGGAAACTTACAATCTTTGGAGTCTCTCGATCTTTCTATGAACGAATTAAATGGAACCATCCCCCAAAGTATAACGGCCTTGAAATCTCTGAGCAACTTGAATTTATCATACAATAACCTCTCAGGAAGGATTCCATCTGGAGATCAAATACAGACATTGGTTGATCCTACTATATATGCTGGCAATCCCTATCTCTGCGGTCCCCCGATTTCGAAGAATTGCTCTGGAAATGAACCGACATATACTCCTGATGAGAAGAAACAGCACAATGGTGGCTTGGAGAACATAGAAATTTATCTCGTTATGGGATTGGGATTTATTGTGGGGCTTTGGGGAGTTTATGGCGTCTTGCTCTTCAAATCTGCATGGAGAAATACTTACTTCTACATTATTGACAAGATGTACTACAAGTTTTTTGCTGGCAATTGA